CTTTTCTAACTTTTACATCTTTAATATCCGCAGTTGGAGTTTCAGAAACATAATATTGTTTTACATCTTTAATTCCGATATCTACGAAATCAGTTGAATAAAACCATCCTCTAAAAAACCAGTCTAAATCAACCGCAGATGCGTCTTCCATAGTTCTAAAGAAATCCTCTGGAGTTGGGTGTTTAAATTTCCATCTGTTTGCATATGTTTTAAATGCGTAGTCAAACAATTCTTTACCCATAACTACTTCTCTTAACATGTTAAGTCCTGTAGCCGGTTTTCCGTAAGCGTTATTCCCAAATTGGTGAATTGTCTCAGAATTAGACATAATTGGCTCTAAAAACTTTTGATCACCGCTCATGTAAGGAACAATATTTTTTGCAGGTCCGCGTCTTGATGGGAAAGTTGAATCCCACTCCTGCTCTGCTAAATATTCTAAAAATGAATTTAAACCTTCATCCATCCAAGTCCATTGACGCTCATCTGAGTTTACAATCATTGGGAAAAAAGTGTGTCCAACTTCGTGAATAACAACACCAATCATTCCATTTTTAACTTCTTTTGTCGTTACACCATTTTCGTCCGGACGACCAAAATTCCAGCAAATCATTGGATATTCCATTCCCTGATCTTCTGCAGAAACAGAAACAGCTTTTGGATAAGGATAATCAAAAGTGTGAGATGAATAACTTTTTAAAGTATGTGCTACAACCAATGTAGAAGTTTCTCCCCAAAGCGGGTTTGCTTCTTTTGGATAAACAGATTCCGCCATAACCGTTCTGTTTCCAATTTTTACAGCCATTGCATCATAGATAAATTTTCTTGAAGTTGCAATCCCGAAATCACGAACATTTTTTGCACTGAATTTCCATGTTTTTTTCTTTTCAGAAAAACCTTTTTCAGCAGCTTCTGCTTCTGCCTGAGTTACAATTACAACCGGTTTGTCAAATGATTTTTGAGCCTGTTCGTAACGTTTAACTTGTTCTGCAGTAAAAACTTCACTTCTGTTTGTTAATTCTCCTGTTGCATCAATTACGTGATCTGCAGGAACAGTAATATTTACATCAAAGTTCCCGAAAGGAAGAGCAAACTCTCCGCTTCCCCAAAACTGCATATTCTGCCAGCCTTCTACATCATTATAAACGGCCATTCTTGGATAAAACTGAGCAATTACATATAATTTGTTTCCGTCTTTTTCAAAGAATTCATAACCAGAACGTCCACCTTCTTTTCTATAATTGTTGATGTTATACCACCATTTTACCGAAAATGAGATTTTCTCTCCCGGTTTTAAAGGCGAAACCAAATTGATACGCATCATCGTTTCGTTGATGGTATACGACATTGGGTTTCCTTTTACATCCTTTACCTGCTCAATATTAAAACCACGCTCTAAATCTTTTTTAAGATATTTAGTTGCAAAGCCATCTAGCGGTAAAACCTGACTAAGTTTTTCACCTTCAGCAAGAGACGTTTGTCCGTTTGCTCTTGCCTGATTTTGATCTAACTGCACCCATAGATATTCTAAAACATCCGGAGAATTGTTAGTATATGTTATGGTTTCAAAACCGCTTAGTTTTGAGTTTTTATCATCTAATTCTACATCAATTTTGTAATCTGCCTGCTGTTGGTAATAAGCAGGACCCGGCGCTCCCGAAGCCGTACGAAACATATTTGGTGTTGCCAGTAAATCGTACATCTGGCTGAATTTGTTAGTATCGTATTTGCCTTGCTGCTTTGGGGTTGCAGCTTTTTCCTGAGCAACTAACATTGCCGGAAAAATTAATAATAATGAAAGCTTTTTCATAAAAGTTTAATGGTAATTTTTGTCAGGGTGTGAAAATAACAATTAAAATATTAATTTAACTTATTAATTAATACTTTAACAATTCTTTCCTTGAAGATTCTGTAAAGAGAACACTTCTTTTGGTACCAAATGCTGAAATATGCGTAATATTCTGCTGTTCACTGCTCCAGTCTACAAGTATGCTATTTGAAATTTCGATTGTTTTAAATTTATCGACTTCTTTTATTCTGGAATAACAAACTAAAACATCGTCGCTTTCAATCTCTTTCGATAAAAAAGTAATGGGTCTTGACTGTCCGTTTATTTTTATCGAAAAGTTTTCAGTAAGATATTTTTTAAGTAAATCGATATCAGCAGGTGTTTCTTTTTCGGTTCCTACGAACGTTTTTTTATGGTATTTTTTTTCCATTGCGTTATTCAAATCATCCACAAAAATTCTTGAAGTAATTTGAATCATTTTTTTCTCCGCAGCATAATCTACCTGAAAAACACCTACATAAAATTTATGAAAGGCAAAGGCAGAAAGCGACAGAAACAATATCCCTATTACAGGATAAATCAATATTTTTTTCATTATTGAGAGGCCTTCACTTTTTTAAATTCAGCATTTTTATTGATTAGGAAATCTATCAACTCAAATTTCTGATCTTCACCAACATGTCTTTTTGATTCCGGATCATTAGAACAATACATCAAAAACAAATCGACTTCATCTTTTTGTAAACCTAATGTTTTGGTAAAAAAATCAGGTTTAAAATTAGCTTTTGAATATTCTACAAAAGCGATATCGGAGATTTCTTCTTCTTTTACTTCTTCATTTTTAGAAAGAGCCTTTTTAAGATCTTTAAAAATTCGAACAAAATCCATTCCGTATTTAATGGTTTGATCAGAATACATCACTGTATTTTTTGCAGTCGATTGTCTGTCATCTTCATACAGCTTATCAACATATTGCTGCGTATTGCTGTCTAATGATTTTACTTTTAAATCTTTACGAACCACAACTTCTTTTAACTCATTACTAATCAATTCCAGAGGCACCGTAAAAAGTATCTGAGAACAATCTTTTTCTGTTAAAACAATTTTTTTAGACTGAAAAGCAAGACCTGTAAAAACCAGTGTATCTTTTGGCTGAGCCAAAATATCAAACAAGCCGCCCGGACCTATAAAAGTTCTGGATTTGGCATTAATATTCATGATATAACCGCTTTCAATAGAAAGAGATTTGTTTGTAACCTGACCGTGTAGTGGTTTCCTGAAGTTATTTTGTCCGGACATGAATTGACAAAATAAGCAAACAACGAATATTCCTAGTTTATTTTTCATTTTCAAGAATTATTAGATATTTCCGAGCTAAATCTGTTATTAAAAACATACTCATTGTTTTGTTCTTTGTATTCAAAGATACGGCAAAATCAGCATCATCCACACAATATAATTGAAATCCTTTTATATCATCTGCCGGAATTTTTAATCTTTCAGTATAATAATTCTCATCAAAAAGATATTCTATTTTCTTAAAAAGCATTTCTCTCTTTTCTACATTTACTTCTTTTTTCAGCATTTTAGTACGACCAGAAATAGCATTCAAAAGTTTATCTACAGATGTTGAAGTTGCCGTATATACTTTTCTTTCGGCTGGTGTATATGTTTTTTGACCACGCGGAACAATTCCTAAATTTTCAGCCGTAATTCCGTAATTATCATTTACAACCACTTCTTTAAGCTCAATTTCTTTTGCTGTCATTTTTATCACAAGCAGACTTGCATTCAAATCCTCTGCAGAAATCCTGCGTTTTAGCGGTTCTAAATTGACTGAAGAAAAAACCAAAACATCTCCTTCTTTTGCTGTAATAGAAAATCGCCCGTCGGCATCAGAAATCGTAGAAACCTGGGTCGTGTTGTTAATAATATTTACACCGTCAACCGAAGTCGATTTTTCAAAAATCTGCCCGAGAATTTCCTTAGAAGAGCCATTTTGCCCAAAACCAATTTGAACAAAAAAGAAAATTAAAATTATATGTAGCGTATTATTTAACCTCACTGGCAATCATTTCTTTATACTTTACTGCTAATTCTCCCAGTAAAAATTCGGTTGAAGTTTTATTTTTTGAATTCAAAATATTGGTAAACTGTTTGTTTTCAACTGCATAATACTCGAATCCTTTTACATATTCAGCCGGAATTTTCAAGCGTTCAACAAAATGCTCAAGAGTAAACATTTTTTCTAAAAGTCTCATGAAAAATTCCTTTTTCTCTACCTCAACTTCTTTTTTCAGCATCGCAGTTCTTCCTGAGAAAAAATTAAACAAAGGATCTGCAGAAATTGATCCGCCCACCATTCCGGTAGCACTGGCCGTAGCGTTTAAATCTGATGCCGTATGTAATTTTCTTTCGGCCTCGGTATATGTTTTTTGTCCGGCCGGAACAATTCCGAGAGAAACCGCATTTATATTATCATATCTTTTAACGATAACTTCCTGTAATTGATGCATGACAAGATTCATTTTTACCGTAAAATTCAAATCGGTAAAATTATCACAAGTCAGCGAAACCCTGTTTTCTTTAAATTGAATCGAAGAAAAAACAAGCACATCATCTGGTTTTGCTAAAATTGAAAAAGCTCCGGAAGCATCTGTTGTTGTCATTGTTTCTGTTTGAGAATTAACAACATACACCCCTTCTAAATCGTTAGTATTTGCAGTAATTTTTCCGTTAATGAGAGTGCGTTCCTGACTTTGAGACCAGGAATTCTGACTTATAACAACAACTAAAAAACATACAATACCCTTTGTCAAAATAGAAAATTTAGGAAATTATTAAAAAGGTAAAAATATCCTAATGTCGTCCAAATTTAATATTAAGAAGTTGGTAAAAATATGTTAATTAAACTCTTATTTTACAATTCTGGAGAGACACTTTATTTCATATCTTTAACCAAAAGAATTTGAGTTTAGAATTATGAAAAGTATTATCATCGCCAGCACATCTACTTTGCACGGCGGCAGTTATTTAGAGTATTTATTACCTACATTACAAAATCATTTTAAAGACTGTAAAACTATTTTATTTATTCCGTATGCTAGACCGGGCGGAATTTCACACGACGAATACACAAAAAAAGTCTCTGAAGCATTTACAGTTATAAATATCAATGTAAAAGGCATTCATGAATTTGAAAGCCCGGAAATAGCAATCGAAAATGCAGAAGGAATATTTACCGGCGGCGGAAATACGTTTTTGCTTGTAACTCAGCTATACAAAAACAACGTCATGCAGCTTCTGGCTGAAAAAGTAAAAAGCGGAACTCCATATTTAGGCACAAGCGCAGGAAGTAATATTTGCGGTTTATCTATGCAGACAACCAACGACATGCCTATTATTTATCCGCCAAGTTTTCAAACTTTAGGATTAATTCCGTTTAATTTAAATCCACATTATTTAGATCCGGATACAAATTCACAGCATATGGGCGAAACACGCGAAACAAGAATAAAAGAATTTCATGCTTTTAATTCAATTCCGGTTTTAGGCTTAAGAGAAGGAAGCTGGCTTGAAGTAAAAGGAAATATGATAGTTTTAAAAGGTTCTTTGAAAGCCAGACTTTTTAAACAAAATCAAATTCCTGAAGAATTAGAAACAGAAAGCGATTTGAGCGATTTAAAATAATTTTTGAACCATATAAGTAATTTAAGTTCATTTAATTTAGAGTTTATAAACACCTTAAAAACTTACTTTACTTATATTACTTATATGGTTCAAAAAATAATAAAAACAAAAAAGCCTCAAACAATGTTTGAGGCTTTTAAAGAGCGAAAGACGAGGCTCGAACTCGCGACAACCAGCTTGGAAGGCTGGAGCTCTACCAACTGAGCTACTTTCGCATTAACAGGGTGCAAATTTAAAAAATTTAATCTTTAAAAAAAATAAAAATCAAAAAATTTATTTTTGCGAAACAAACTATAAGGCTTGTTTTAGAGCGAAAGACGAGGCTCGAACTCGCGACAACCAGCTTGGAAGGCTGGAGCTCTACCAACTGAGCTACTTTCGCATTGCTGGTGCAAATATAAAAAGAAAGTTAAGTGCAAAACAAGCTTTTTGGCAAAAAAAATTAAATAAAAACAACATTTATTTATAACGCATTTAAAATTAAAAAGTTATAAAATCAATTATTTTTAAAAAATCATGAGCATTATTTAGAAAATGCATGAAAAGTAATTTTATCACTCGTTCGTTTCGTCTTTGAAAAGACAAATCAATCGAAAGCCCCGAATCTATTGGGAAAATGATCTTTAAAAATAGTATATTTTTTGAATTTTTATAACAATAAAGAATTAACAGGAATTATTTCGTTATTAGACAAAATCAATCCTATATTTGCCGAGCGAAATTAAACTCAAATTAGAGGATTTGAAAAAGCTTTGCCAGACATTGTAAACCTACACAGCAATGTAACCAAAGTCAAGTTAATTTGGTTTAGCCATAACAGTTGTCATTGGCTTTACATAAAAATGAGATACCAGCCCCAAGGTGAACCATTTGATATTAAAGCATTATTTAATGTTTAAAATTTTATAGAATGAAGAAACTTTACTTTTTTTTATTGGTTTGCTGTTTAATTGGATGCAAAAAAAACGATCCAAAACCAACACCCGTAATCACAAAAAAAGCTCCGGCAATTATACTTACTGATGAAAGAAAAGTAGATGTTGACACTGCACTTTTAGGCACTTTTAAAAGTGAAACTCTTAAACAATTTTATAGTTCATCTGAAAATAAAACCGTTTGGGGAAATCTAAAAAAGAGACAATATGTTATTACTCAATTAGAAAAATCGGAAGAATTAGGTTTAAATCCGGAAGATTACAAAATAGAGCAGCTTAAAAAACTGGAAAGCAAAATTAGTAGTTTAAACGATTCTGATTTAGCCACTTATGATATTTTACTAACTTATAATTTCGAATTATATTTAAGTCACTTATATAAAGGCAAACTTGATCCGAAGAAATTATATACAGACTGGGATTTAGATGAAAAAACCTTTGATGTAAACAATGTATTAATCAAAGCCTTTAACAACAATAAATTAGACAGCATTGTCGAGAACATTCAGCCAAAATCAATAATTTATAAAGAGTTATTAAAATCACTTGAAGTTATTAATACTTTTCCTGATGAAGATATTCCAACTATTGAAACTTCTGCAAAGAAAATAACTTTAAATGACACAAATAATGCTGTAATCAATATTAAAAAAAGGCTTTTATTCTGGAAAGACATGTCTGGAAAAGACAGTCTTACCAATAAATACGATCAAAAAACATTTGAAGCCGTTAAAGCATTTCAGGAAAGACATGGCTTGGCTAATGATGGTGTTATTGGTGCAGGAACAATCAGTGCTTTAAATTATTCTAAAGAAAAAAGAAAACAGCAAATCATTGCAAATTTAGAACGCTGGAGATGGTACCCAGCTGAATTTGCCGAAAACTATTTTATTATAAATATTCCTGACTACAGCCTGAATGTAGTTGAAAATCAAGACACAACATTAGTTCGAAACATCGTTGTAGGAACGAGTAAAAGAAAAACGCCTATCATTACGTCGGTTTTAAAAACGGTGGTTTTTAATCCTACATGGACTGTTCCGCCAACAATTTTAAAGGAAGATGTGGTTCCGGCTATGAAACGTAACCGAAATTATTTAGCTAAGAAAAACATAACAATTTATGACACTTCCGGAAATGTTGTAGAACCGCATGCCTGGAACGAAAATAAACCTAACAATTACAGATACGTACAAAGTCCGGGTTATAACAATTCATTAGGATTAATGAAGATTTTATTTCCAAATCATCATAGTGTCTACCTGCACGATACGAACCACAGAAACTATTTTGAACGCAGCAACCGTTCGCTAAGTTCAGGCTGTGTTCGTGTAGAAAATCCTCTTGAATTAGCACAGCACATTTTGGATGACCCTGAAAGGTTTTCTAAAGAAAAAATCGATACTATAATTGCTTCTAAAAAAACAATGAGCTTTAAAATCACCAAAAAATACGCTTTGTATCAATGGTACTGGACAGCCTGGAGCAAAAAAAATCAGCTCATTTTCAGAGCTGATATTTATAATCTTGATTCGGATTTGTATGCTAAATTAAGAGATTAGCTTCTCATCCATAATAAAATTTCTTGACGGATGATAGATATACAAACATGATTTGTCTTTTATGACCTGGATGATTTCATCTGTTAATTCAACAGGAACTGCTGGACAGCCTTGGCTTCTGCCTAATCTTTTATGATCTCTGATAAAAGATTCAGAAACATAGTCTGCTCCGTGCATTACCACACCTCTATCGCGGGCGTTATCGTTAAGACCTCTTTCTAAACCGTCTAAACGTAACGATGCACCGTGTTTACCTTGGTAGATTTCTCCAGTTGCATAAAAACCTAAACTACTTTTAAATGAAGAGTTTAAATTTGAGAATGCCGTAGCAAATTCTTCTCCGGTATTTCTACCATGAGCCACTAAAGAATTAAACAAAATTTTGTTGCTTGTCAAATCAATCACCCAAAGACGTTTTGTATTTGATGAAAGACTGAAATCAATTAACGTAAGAATGTTTTTTTGGATAACTCCTTTTTCTTTTAAAAGATAAAATCCTTTTAAAGCTTCTGTAAAAGTTTTAAGCTCAGGAAGTTTACAATTGTTCGCGTCTAATGTGCTATACACATTTGCAATTTTAGCATCAACAGAAAGGTTTGTCTCAACTTTTGCAATGTTTCTGCTTTTTGCAGATTTCAATTCGGCAGTGTTTTTTGAATCTTTACCAAAAGACAATAGAAAAAACACCAATAGCGGATAAATTTTGTAAATCATTGAATTTCTTTAGGTTAATAATAAGATTTGGGTAGAGCAAAAGTATAAATTTTTGAAAGGCCTCAAAATAAAACACTGTAAATCAGGCTTTTTTTGTTTAAAATTTAACATTATTAACATAATTCTAATGTTTCTGTAAGATTTTTTCTCACGCAAAAAATCATAATATTTCAGCCGTTTTTCTTAAAAAAAGTAGAAAAAGATGGAAATTTTGAAACTTAAACTGTAACAAGTAGAAAAAAAAGTAGTCTATTATTTCTATATTAAAGTACTTTTACACTCATTTTCTTTTAACTTTTCATGAAAAAACTAGCTTTTCTTATTCTTCTTTTATCTACTCTATGCTGTTTTGGTCAGAAAAAAACACTGCAGGCGAAATCTATTTCGCAAAATATTTCTATTGACGGAAAACTAGATGAAAGTGCTTGGGAAAATGCTCAAATGGCTTCAGATTTTATTACTCTTGAACCAGACAATGGAAAGGCTGAACCAGGCGACAAAAAAACCAGCGTCAGGGTTTTGTATGATAATGATGCCATATATATAGGTGCCATGATGTATGATAATGAGCCTAATAAAATTTTAAAAGAAATTTCTCAGCGCGATAATTTTGGAACAGCTGATCTTTTTGGCGTTTTTATTAATGGTTTTAATGACGGCCAGCAGGATTTTATGTTTTATGTTTCGGCAGCTGATGTTCAGGGAGATTGTATTATGACAGATGCTAATGGTGAAGATTATTCGTGGGATGCCGTTTGGATAAGCAAAGCTGCCATTACAGAAAACGGATGGGTTGCAGAAATAAAAATTCCATATTCGGCATTGCGTTTTTCTCAGGAAAACAAACAAACCTGGGGAATTAATTTTTTTAGAGAAATAAAACGTACTCGTTATAAATATACCTGGAATTTTGTTGACAAAAAAATTGGGACTTTTACTCAGCAAACCGGTGCTTTAGAAGGAATTGAAAATATCAAACCTCCTACCCGATTGTTTTTTATGCCTTATGCTTCTTATTATTTGAATGCTGCCGACGGGCAAAAAACTTACGGAACTGTAAAAGGCGGAATGGATATTAAATACGGAATTACAGATGCGTTTACTCTTGATGCGATTTTAATTCCTGATTTTGGACAGACAAAATACGACGACCAGATTTTGAATTTAGGTCCGTTTGAACAGCAGTTTAACGAGAACAGAGCTTTTTTTACCGAAGGAACCGACTTATTTAATAAAGGAAATATGTTTTATTCGAGAAGAATTGGCGGAAAACCTTCTGTTGAGCCTGATTTAAAAGATAATGAAGAAGTTATCGAAACAGTACAAAATGTCAATTTGATAAATGCCTTAAAACTTTCCGGAAGAACTAAAAACGGTTTAGGAGTTGGAGTTTTAAATGCCGTTACCGAAAAAACTTTTGCTACTATAAAAGATACCATAACCGGCGAAACCAGACGTGTAGTTGTTGAACCGCTTACCAATTATAATGTTTTGGTTCTGGATCAGCGTTTTCGCAAAAATTCATCTGTTACGCTTATCAATACAAATGTTACCCGAAACGGTCATTATAAAGATGCCAATGTAACGGGTTTAGCCTGGGATTTAAATACTAAAGCCAATACTTACAGCTTGTTTGGAAATGTAAAATACAGTACCATTAATGATACCAAAAACACACATGGGTTTTACTCAACGGTTAGTTTTGCCGAAACCAGTGGTAAATACCGTTATAGTGTAGGTACTGATTTTGTTTCAAAAGATTTCGACCCGAATGATTTAGGAATTAATTTCTATACTAATTATTATAATTTTTACGGAAATGCCAATTACCGAATTCTAAATCCGACCAAACTTTTTAATAGTTTTAAAATTGATTTTGACACCTATACCGAATTCAATAAAGATTCAGGAAAAGTTCAGGACAATAAAATTGGAGCAGAAGTAAATTTAAGTACTGTAAAAAACAATTATTACGGAATGGGTATTACTGTTTCGCCTCTTGAATCTCATGATTATTATGAGCCAAGAGCTGAAAACAGATACGTTATAATTCCAAGAAAATTTGATTTTTGGTGAAGCATTTCAACAAACTACAATCATAAGTTTGCTATAGATATAAATCCGTCATTATCAGTTGCTGATGAACCCGGAAGAGCGGCTTACGGTACAGATATTAGTCCGAGATACCGTTTTAGCGATAAACTTCTTTTAGTATATAGTTTCAGTTTTCTTAAACGAAATAACAACAAAGGATACATCGACAGCTACGATGATGACGACAATGACAATACTCCTAAAACTATTGTTTTTGCTAATCGTGATGTTATTACTTACGCCAATACGATTACAGGGAAATATGCTATTAACAGCACTATGACGCTTAATCTGGCTGTTCGTCAATATTGGTCTTCGGCAGAAAACAAAGACATTTTAAAACTTGAACAAGACGGATCTTTAACTCCGTACCCGCAGTATACTGAGAATAAAAATTCAAGTTTCTATTCCTGGAATGCTGATTTATCTTATTCATGGTGGTTTGCTCCGGGAAGCCAGCTTTCTGCTTTGTACAGAAACAATGCTTCCAATTTTGAACGCATCATTGATAAAGATTTCAAACACAACGTAACGGGGCTATTAAACAATGATGCCTTAAAACACATTTTTTCTGTAAGTGTAAAATATTTTATCGACTACAATGCTGTCAAAAATAAGATTCGAAAAAGAGCTTAGCGTGAATAAATTTTAAAAAATAAAGAGTAATATAATTAAATTAATATTTTTTGTTACACTTCGTTTTATTAAACATAAATGTCATAAAGCTTTCTCTTCAAATTTTAGAAATGCCTTATCTTTGTAGAAAACAAAAATGTAATGAACAAAAAAGTTATCCTTATGATTTTAGATGGTTGGGGAAAATCTCCTGACCCTAAAGTATCTGCAATAGACAATGCAAATGTTCCATTTATAAATAGTCTTTACAAAAATTACCCAAGCGCACAGCTGCGTACCGACGGATTAAACGTTGGTTTACCAGAAGGCCAAATGGGAAATAGTGAGGTTGGACACATGAATCTTGGTGCCGGAAGAATTGTTTATCAGGATTTAGCAAAAATTAATTTAGCTGTAGCCCATAAAACTCTTGCAAAAGAACAAGTTCTTATTGACGCTTTTACTTATGCAAAAGACAACAATAAAAAAGTACACTTTTTAGGATTAGTTTCTGATGGAGGTGTTCACTCTCATACTTCACACCTTCGCGGATTAATTGATGCTTCGCAGGAATATGGTTTAGATCAGGTGTATGTTCACGCTTTTACAGACGGACGTGACGTTGATCCAAAATCGGGAGCAAAATACATTCATGATTTACAAGATTACATTAAAGATACTCCTGTAAAAATTGCTTCTATTGTAGGTCGTTACTACGCAATGGATCGTGATAAACGTTGGGAACGTGTAAAATTAGCTTACGATCTTGTTGTAAACGGTGTTGGAACTCCATCAACAAACCCAGTTTCAAGTGTTTTAGAAAGCTATGAAAAAGATGTTACTGATGAGTTTATCGAACCAGTTGTTATAGTAGATGAAAATGCAAAACCTCTTGCAACTATTGTAGAAGGTGATGTTGTTATTTTCTTCAACTTTAGAACAGACAGAGGACGTGAACTTACTGAAGCGCTTTCTCAGCAGGATTTCCACGAGCAAAACATGCATAAGTTAAACTTATATTATGTAACGCTTACAAACTACGACGAAACGTATCAAAATGTAAAAGTAGTTTACAACAAAGATAATATCACAGAAACTCTTGGTGAAGTTTTAGAAAAAGCAGGAAAAAAACAAATCCGTATTGCTGAAACTGAAAAATATCCACACGTAACTTTCTTCTTCTCAGGCGGAAGAGAAACTCCTTTTGAAGGCGAATCAAGAATCTTGAGAAATTCTCCAAAAGTAGCCACTTACGATTTACAGCCGGAAATGAGTGCTTATGAATTAGCAGATGCTCTTGTTCCTGAATTAAATAAAGGTGAAGTAGATTTCGTTTGTTTAAATTTCGCAAACGGAGACATGGTGGGTCACACCGGAATCATGGAAGCGGCAATTAAAGCTTGTGAAGCTGTTGACGCCTGCGCGAAAAAAGTAATCGAAGCCGCTCTTGCAAATGATTACACTACAATCGTTATTGCTGACCACGGAAACTGCGAAACAATGATTAATCCTGATGGAAGCCCAAATACAGCGCACACAACAAATCCAGTGCCGATTATTTTGGTTGACAAACAATTGAAAAATATTCAGGATGGTGTTCTAGGCGACATCGCTCCTACTATTTTAGAATTAATGGGAGTGCAGCAGCCAAACGCTATGACTTGTCATTCATTATTATAGAAAACTATTTCTTATATAAAAAGAGGCTGATTTTAAAAAATCAGCCTCTTTTTTTTTACATCTTTTGTGTCATTTCGACGAAGGAGAAA
The genomic region above belongs to Flavobacterium sp. and contains:
- a CDS encoding DUF6702 family protein yields the protein MKKILIYPVIGILFLSLSAFAFHKFYVGVFQVDYAAEKKMIQITSRIFVDDLNNAMEKKYHKKTFVGTEKETPADIDLLKKYLTENFSIKINGQSRPITFLSKEIESDDVLVCYSRIKEVDKFKTIEISNSILVDWSSEQQNITHISAFGTKRSVLFTESSRKELLKY
- a CDS encoding M1 family metallopeptidase, whose protein sequence is MKKLSLLLIFPAMLVAQEKAATPKQQGKYDTNKFSQMYDLLATPNMFRTASGAPGPAYYQQQADYKIDVELDDKNSKLSGFETITYTNNSPDVLEYLWVQLDQNQARANGQTSLAEGEKLSQVLPLDGFATKYLKKDLERGFNIEQVKDVKGNPMSYTINETMMRINLVSPLKPGEKISFSVKWWYNINNYRKEGGRSGYEFFEKDGNKLYVIAQFYPRMAVYNDVEGWQNMQFWGSGEFALPFGNFDVNITVPADHVIDATGELTNRSEVFTAEQVKRYEQAQKSFDKPVVIVTQAEAEAAEKGFSEKKKTWKFSAKNVRDFGIATSRKFIYDAMAVKIGNRTVMAESVYPKEANPLWGETSTLVVAHTLKSYSSHTFDYPYPKAVSVSAEDQGMEYPMICWNFGRPDENGVTTKEVKNGMIGVVIHEVGHTFFPMIVNSDERQWTWMDEGLNSFLEYLAEQEWDSTFPSRRGPAKNIVPYMSGDQKFLEPIMSNSETIHQFGNNAYGKPATGLNMLREVVMGKELFDYAFKTYANRWKFKHPTPEDFFRTMEDASAVDLDWFFRGWFYSTDFVDIGIKDVKQYYVSETPTADIKDVKVRKGRFGFEKGPFVYLVSGDNPEVNASSKKALKLDDVKTLSDYVDQTFTAEEKASIKSPKYFYEVEFNKPGGMIMPILVEITYEDGTKDNYQYPAQIWRKNNDTAKKVYATAKAIKSIQIDPKLLTADIDVTNNSWPKVEQKSKFD
- a CDS encoding carboxypeptidase-like regulatory domain-containing protein — encoded protein: MRLNNTLHIILIFFFVQIGFGQNGSSKEILGQIFEKSTSVDGVNIINNTTQVSTISDADGRFSITAKEGDVLVFSSVNLEPLKRRISAEDLNASLLVIKMTAKEIELKEVVVNDNYGITAENLGIVPRGQKTYTPAERKVYTATSTSVDKLLNAISGRTKMLKKEVNVEKREMLFKKIEYLFDENYYTERLKIPADDIKGFQLYCVDDADFAVSLNTKNKTMSMFLITDLARKYLIILENEK
- a CDS encoding carboxypeptidase-like regulatory domain-containing protein — its product is MTKGIVCFLVVVISQNSWSQSQERTLINGKITANTNDLEGVYVVNSQTETMTTTDASGAFSILAKPDDVLVFSSIQFKENRVSLTCDNFTDLNFTVKMNLVMHQLQEVIVKRYDNINAVSLGIVPAGQKTYTEAERKLHTASDLNATASATGMVGGSISADPLFNFFSGRTAMLKKEVEVEKKEFFMRLLEKMFTLEHFVERLKIPAEYVKGFEYYAVENKQFTNILNSKNKTSTEFLLGELAVKYKEMIASEVK
- a CDS encoding L,D-transpeptidase family protein, with translation MKKLYFFLLVCCLIGCKKNDPKPTPVITKKAPAIILTDERKVDVDTALLGTFKSETLKQFYSSSENKTVWGNLKKRQYVITQLEKSEELGLNPEDYKIEQLKKLESKISSLNDSDLATYDILLTYNFELYLSHLYKGKLDPKKLYTDWDLDEKTFDVNNVLIKAFNNNKLDSIVENIQPKSIIYKELLKSLEVINTFPDEDIPTIETSAKKITLNDTNNAVINIKKRLLFWKDMSGKDSLTNKYDQKTFEAVKAFQERHGLANDGVIGAGTISALNYSKEKRKQQIIANLERWRWYPAEFAENYFIINIPDYSLNVVENQDTTLVRNIVVGTSKRKTPIITSVLKTVVFNPTWTVPPTILKEDVVPAMKRNRNYLAKKNITIYDTSGNVVEPHAWNENKPNNYRYVQSPGYNNSLGLMKILFPNHHSVYLHDTNHRNYFERSNRSLSSGCVRVENPLELAQHILDDPERFSKEKIDTIIASKKTMSFKITKKYALYQWYWTAWSKKNQLIFRADIYNLDSDLYAKLRD
- the pepE gene encoding dipeptidase PepE, which gives rise to MKSIIIASTSTLHGGSYLEYLLPTLQNHFKDCKTILFIPYARPGGISHDEYTKKVSEAFTVININVKGIHEFESPEIAIENAEGIFTGGGNTFLLVTQLYKNNVMQLLAEKVKSGTPYLGTSAGSNICGLSMQTTNDMPIIYPPSFQTLGLIPFNLNPHYLDPDTNSQHMGETRETRIKEFHAFNSIPVLGLREGSWLEVKGNMIVLKGSLKARLFKQNQIPEELETESDLSDLK
- a CDS encoding murein L,D-transpeptidase catalytic domain family protein, whose amino-acid sequence is MIYKIYPLLVFFLLSFGKDSKNTAELKSAKSRNIAKVETNLSVDAKIANVYSTLDANNCKLPELKTFTEALKGFYLLKEKGVIQKNILTLIDFSLSSNTKRLWVIDLTSNKILFNSLVAHGRNTGEEFATAFSNLNSSFKSSLGFYATGEIYQGKHGASLRLDGLERGLNDNARDRGVVMHGADYVSESFIRDHKRLGRSQGCPAVPVELTDEIIQVIKDKSCLYIYHPSRNFIMDEKLIS